The following are from one region of the Anabas testudineus chromosome 2, fAnaTes1.2, whole genome shotgun sequence genome:
- the slc51a gene encoding organic solute transporter subunit alpha: MNNGSNRSTEQSCPAQPPLAMDIILQLDTFGIILYSLLTFMAAVSMLVFIEECIYIYRKVPNNKKSVIIWVNGAAPVIGAMSCLGMWIPRSTMFTDMTSNCYFAIVVFKFLILMLEEVGGDEVFLKRAGKHQLKISTGPCCCCCLCLPHVAITRRSLFLLKLGSFQFALLKIVFTILSIVLSTNGNFDLNDLTISGAVMWINPIVGILTIIALWPVAILFMHLKVALRTLKIVPKYAMYQLVLILSQLQTAIINILALNRIIPCSPPFSSTARGYMINQQVLILEMFIITLITRMLYRRQYDPLPEEEPDDNENTKMVAIPYSA, from the exons ATGAATAATGGATCCAACAGAAGCACCGAGCAGAGCTGCCCGGCTCAGCCTCCTCTGGCCATGGACATCATCCTCC AGTTGGACACATTTGGTATCATCCTGTACTCCCTCCTCACCTTCATGGCGGCGGTGTCCATGCTGGTCTTCATAGAAGAATGTATTTACATCTATAGGAAGGTGCCCAACAATAAGAAGAGTGTGATCATCTGGGTGAATGGGGCGGCACCg gtGATTGGCGCCATGTCGTGTTTAGGGATGTGGATCCCCAGATCCACCATGTTTACTGATATGACTTCTAattg CTACTTTGCAATTGTGGTGTTCAAGTTCCTGATCCTGATgctggaggaggtgggtggTGACGAGGTGTTCCTGAAGCGAGCAGGAAAACATCAACTTAAGATCAGCACAGGaccgtgctgctgctgctgcctctgcctGCCACATGTGGCCATCACACG GCGCTCTCTCTTCCTGCTCAAACTTGGCTCCTTCCAGTTTGCCCTCCTGAAGATTGTCTTTACCATCCTTTCTATTGTTCTGTCGACCAACGGGAACTTCGACCTGAACGAT CTGACTATTAGTGGCGCCGTCATGTGGATCAACCCAATTGTGGGCATCTTAACAATCATAGCTCTGTGGCCTGTAGCAATATTGTTCATGCACCTGAAGGTTGCCCTGCGGACGCTTAAGATCGTCCCCAAATATGCCATGTACCAG cTGGTACTAATCCTGAGCCAGCTACAAACAGCTATCATCAACATCTTGGCTTTAAACAGAATCATCCCTTGTTCTCCACCTTTCTCTTCTACAGCCAGAGGATACA TGATCAATCAGCAGGTGTTAATCTTGGAGATGTTCATCATAACTCTGATAACACGTATGCTGTATCGGCGACAGTACGACCCCCTACCTGAAGAAGAGCCTGACGATAATGAAAACACCAAGATGGTTGCAATCCCATATTCTGCATGA